CGGGGTCATGAGCACCTGGCTCGCCCAGGGCGCGGCGCTGCCCGAAGCGCTTCAGGCTGCCAGCGCGGGCGCGGCGCTGACATGCACACGCGCGGGTGCCCAGCCCAGCATGCCGGGTCGACAGGAGATCCTGCGCCTGCTGGCGGACCACAACGCCGGGCAACGCTGACGACAACCGAATGGCACGCCCGGCACCAACGGTTGCTAGGCTGAATTCATGCTGGTTTCCCGTGACATGCTGCTGCAGCGCGAACGCGCCACCCTTGCGCCATACGCGACCTTCTCGGACGAATCGCGTGGTCGGCGCTACCCGGAAGGCGAGAGTGCGCACCGCAGTCCCTACCAGAAAGACCGCGACCGCGTGCTGCACACCACAGCGTTTCGGCGCCTGGAGTACAAAACCCAGGTTTTCGTGAACTATCAGGGCGACTACTACCGCACCCGTCTGACCCACACGCTCGAAGTTACCCAGGTGGCCCGCTCGGTCGCGCTGGCCCTCGGGCTCAACGAGACGCTGGCCGAAACCATCGCGCTGGCACACGATCTGGGCCACCCACCGTTCGGGCACGCGGGCGAACGCATCCTGAACGGCCTGATGCGCGAACACGGCGGCTTTGAGCACAACCGGCAAAGCCTGCGCATCGTGACCCAGATCGAAAACCGGTACGAGGGTTTTCCTGGCCTGAATCTGACCTGGGAAACGCTCGAAGGCATTGTCAAACACGAAACCCTCTTCGATCAGGAGGAAACAAGCGACATTCCCGACTACGAGCCGAGCTGGCGTCCCAGCCTGGAAGCACAAATCGCCAACGTCGCCGATGAGACGGCCTACAACGCACACGACCTCGACGACGGTCTGCGCAGCGGCCTGATCACGCCGCGCGATCTGCGGGGGCTGGCGCTGTGGGACAAGTTCATAGAAGAGCTAAACCTCGACCCTGACCACTTCGACGAAAAACAACGCCGCATCGTGATTCGGGAATTGCTGGGCTGGATGATCAACGACCTGATTCAGGAAAGCCACCGGCGCATCGAGTACTACGGGGTCACGACGCTGGGTGACGTGCGGCGTGTCGAGGCTCCCCTGATTGGTCAGACAGACGAGGCGCGCGCGCTGCTGAGCGACCTCAAGCGCTTCTTGTTCGCGCATCTCTACAACCACCACCGCGTGGTGCGTCAGGTACACAAAGCCGAGCATTTTCTCCGGACGCTCTTCGAAGCCTACTGCAAGCGTCCGGCCATGCTGCCGCCCAGCGTACGCGAAGTCGAGAAGAAGCACGGTCTGGAGCGCGCGGTCTGTGACTATCTGGCAGGCATGACCGACCGCTACGCCATGGAAGAGTACCGTAAGCTGTACGATCCGTACGTCCGCACGTGAGCGGGCGGCGCGCCTTGACCTGCCGCGCGGCATTTGCTAACCTTACTACCGCTTTGGTGCAGCTTCCCTGCGGGGCCAGCATACCGTCAAAGCCCTCTACGGGAGTAGCTCAGCTGGTTAGAGCGCACGCCTGATAAGCGTGAGGTCGGCAGTTCAAGTCTGCCCTTCCGTACCAGAAAACACCGACGGGGACGCGATCGAACAGAAAGCGTCCCCGTCGGTGTTTTGCTATTTTCGGTCAAGCGCCACTACCCGCCACTACGTACCAACAACGTGCGAATTGCCTGCGACCCGTCCATAGGGTGAGAGCGCCGTGATGGTGTCGGCGTGCGGGGATTGGGGCGGCGCAGGTGGTGTATCGAGGGCGTCTTCAGGGTGGCCAAGGGACGCTTCGGACTGGATCGCTTTGTCCCAGGAACAAAGCGGGACGTGTTTCGCTACCTGTGGTTGTCCCTGCTGGCGTACCTGCTATCGCATGTGGAGCAACTTGCGGAGGACTGAGCCGAACTGCCGGATTGAGGGCAACTGGCGAAGCAGGTTCGCTTGGTCTTACTGCGAACGGTAGAAGTTGATTGGCAGTAGTGGTATTGGCTGTGTCCGCGGAATGACCGACCGAGCTCGACTCATACGACGTTGAGGAAACGGATTGGCACCCCACGACCGAGGCAGGGAGCCACAGCCCTCATGCCTGGCTACCTTCCCTGGCCGGCACAAGCTCCGTGATCCGCCCGCAATGCTCCTGGAGCAGGCGCTCCTCGCCCGGCCAGAATAGCGGCGGGAGCTGTTCCAGCGGGCACCAGCATAGCCGGTGTCGTGGGTCGGAGGGCACGCCCGTGACCTGTGCGGTCAAAAACAGGAAGTACTGGTAACGAATCCAGATGCCTTTCCGGAGCCCATAGCGCTCCTCCGTGGCCAGCGACTCCGGCAGCACTTGCGAGAGGTCATGAAGGCCCGTCTCCTCCAGAATTTCGCGGCGGGCAGCCTGCCCGGCACTCTCCCCAGCTTCGATGCCACCTTTAGGAAGGGCCAGGACCAGATCACGGCCCTCACCCTGAGCGGTGAGCGCAACCAGCAGGATGCCCTCCTGCCACCGCACCACGATTCCACCTGCGGCCTGGCGAAGCGGCACCTCGGCCACACGGATATACCAGCTGTC
The Deinococcus peraridilitoris DSM 19664 genome window above contains:
- a CDS encoding deoxyguanosinetriphosphate triphosphohydrolase, with the translated sequence MVSRDMLLQRERATLAPYATFSDESRGRRYPEGESAHRSPYQKDRDRVLHTTAFRRLEYKTQVFVNYQGDYYRTRLTHTLEVTQVARSVALALGLNETLAETIALAHDLGHPPFGHAGERILNGLMREHGGFEHNRQSLRIVTQIENRYEGFPGLNLTWETLEGIVKHETLFDQEETSDIPDYEPSWRPSLEAQIANVADETAYNAHDLDDGLRSGLITPRDLRGLALWDKFIEELNLDPDHFDEKQRRIVIRELLGWMINDLIQESHRRIEYYGVTTLGDVRRVEAPLIGQTDEARALLSDLKRFLFAHLYNHHRVVRQVHKAEHFLRTLFEAYCKRPAMLPPSVREVEKKHGLERAVCDYLAGMTDRYAMEEYRKLYDPYVRT
- a CDS encoding NUDIX hydrolase → MAKVQYPLSLNMDAMQIDDSWYIRVAEVPLRQAAGGIVVRWQEGILLVALTAQGEGRDLVLALPKGGIEAGESAGQAARREILEETGLHDLSQVLPESLATEERYGLRKGIWIRYQYFLFLTAQVTGVPSDPRHRLCWCPLEQLPPLFWPGEERLLQEHCGRITELVPAREGSQA